CCTTGGCCATTAGGCTTAATCGGTAGGACTTCGAGAGGTCCGTCGGCAACAAAAGTTACGGTTTTACGCCGAATCGACTGTTATCTATTTGCAGAGGCCACACGACACACGGGAAGCCGACATGCCGCTTCACAACAAAAGCGAGTGTACAGGATCTTACTGACGTTCTCCACACCATCACCATCTTTGTGAGACACCGCATGGAGGCATCTCATCTTGGCGCCGTTCATAGACGCATAGTCTGTTGTCAAGCTTCTAGCATTGTTACTGGGTGTAATACACATTTTGTCTAGTGCGGTAAAGCAAATCAAAGCAAATCTTTAATTCGGAATGTACATAAGACATTTgtttgacgcaatagttctgcggaaacccgcaaggtggagagaaataattaagggaaaatgagacatccacccactcgtagcaattgctacaaaggaaatggtagagcggctgccccgggaaggcggtggtcccaggttcgagtacCGGACCAGAACGAATCTTCCTTCTACTGCGAGGcttctctttcgaggaacccgtatagtcttctttttttttttttgtagcaattgctactgaTGGGCGGATGTCACATTTTCTCTTAATAAGACATTTGTCATCACTTTTGTCTTATGCCTGACGGCGCAAATTGTTCTAGCACATTTGTAGTTTTATCTCTTCCTTGCCCCAGACGCATGTCTTTGTTCTTATTAACCTACAAATTTTTATTGTGTATGAAGTTAAGTTCCTTGCTTACCCAAATAAAAGTGTTTGCAACATACCGTGCACGGTATACCGTCCGTGGGAAGGCAAGCTTAATTAGTCCCTGTTGGCTTTGTGTCTTGCTTCACTGTTGGGCAGTACTTACTgactgcacagtaataacaagcttcgccaaatggctacagattactgctgtactactccGATGGTTCCGAAAAGTCCAATTCTTCAGTTCCGAAACTGCTCCTGAATGCTGATGTGGCTGTTCCTAAACTGCTGCAgaacacgagggttgcaatgtatGCTTGTTGGTAACGCATCTTGAGTATGTGTACGGTAACGCGATTAAAAGACAAGACAAAAGAAGACGTACAGGGCCGcgtgtgtcttcttttgttctgtcttttaatcgcgctaccgtacaccaaTTCAAGATGCTACAAAAACGACATTTTTACTGCTGCAAAAATTTCTCAAAATCCTAAACTGGTTGGACCACCACTGCTAATTCTAATAAGTGCACGGTCACATTCGACGCGGGAAACAAGGGCTCGCGTAGTAATGGGTTTTGCAATATGTTCCCGGGAGTCGTTATTGTTATCCTCTTGCATAATGGCTCATACCTGCTGTGGACGATCGGCCAAGGTTAGGGTGGATGCAAACAATGATGCATTTTCGCTTCTCTATCGTTGCCTGGAAGCGTAGTGGCGTTCACGCAAGTCAAGGTCGGCTTGCTTTACTTTAGGCGGCAGCGCGCGCGAGTCACTTTTTTGCGACCTTGCTCTTGTTTCGGTTTCGTTAGACTTCTAGCTGAACTGCACTTTAAGAGCCTGTTTACATTTTGGACGTTATAATTGGTTATCGCGCCAGCCGCTTCGATCAGCGGCGACCGATGAAAGGACGGCGCGCCGCCCTTTCGGTTCGACTGCGGTACGCACGACGGCGGCCGCTTGCAGCAGCGGAACCCGTCGCCGGCGAACGAGGCGATCCTTGTCTGGACGGAGCCCCGCTAgagcaggggaaaaaaaagtagTAAATGAACATATAAAAGGAACAGCGCGTAGCTGGGCGGAAGaagcaaaaagtccagaaaaggAGCAAGCTGAAGACGAGGCGcaaaaaaaataagcaaaaagaaaataaaaaacctGTCTGGGAGGGAGTGCGCACGCTGCTCTATCTAGATTGAACCTATCGGTTTGCGCGTGCCTCCAGCGTGGCCGCTGCTCCAAGGGGACCTGCCCCACTTTCAAGGTGGTAGGTGAGAAGCAGGCAAAGACAAGCAGACCACACTTGTACCTCGCGGGCAAATGTATACGTACGCGTACGACGGGAGAGAGGCCGTACACTGACCAGTTGCGAAAggtattttttgttgtttcatttCTCTGTTCTTGGCCTACAATAATGAGAACTTGCACTGGCCCCTTTGGATTATCTGTGCATAAAGCACTCCCCGTCATGAAGCATGCTTTGCTTTGCAGAGAATGAGCAGCTTATTTATTAAAGCATATGTGTAAGTGTTTGTTGTAATTCCTTAGACATCTGCAGACTGCTCGTTGTGCCCTCATACACCTTAGAAGTTTTTCTTTTCATCTTAAGATTGGTCAAATGAGGACTGCATGCTGTTATCTCTTGCAACCTTCTTGCTTGCAGCATTTCGTGGCGTTTAAACCTCCTCTGACCTTTTAATATTGCTGCAGAAATTGGGTCACGCATACGCCACAGATAATGCAGGACAAAACCTTGCAGAGACAGCATTCAGTTACCGGCTGCACTAAGGTGCAGCTGGATTCTCATGATGTATCATATCTCGTTTACTGTGAGAGTGTTGGCATTTTCTTTGAACAGACCATAAATTAATGCTGCAGCACTTACTGCAGAAGGTCCCTTTAGTAGTCGGAAGGCTAGTTGGTATTCTGTGGGATTGAGGGAAGCATGCAGTTTTGGAGCAGTGCATGATCGAGCTGTGTTGTGTGGCCTTCACATGCAGATCCTGTTCTGCACACTCAACACGCACAAGGTGGACATGAGCCGTCTTCTAGGTGGCCAAATTGGGCTGGACGATTTCATCTTTGTGCACCGTCGAGGCCAGCCAAAGGAAGTTGAGGTGCTCAAGGGGGAAGATTCTTTGGGTCTCACCATAACTGACAATGGGGCAGGCCTGGCGTTCATCAAGCGAATCAAGGAGGGCTCCCTCATGGACCGCATTGGGTTTGTGCAGGTGAGCATTCAGGCATGTGTGGAATACATTTGTTGCTTGGCCTTGTCATGAAGTGAAGGATGAGTTTCATTTTCCCCAAGCTATGAAATGTTTAGAATGCAGTAGAATTATCTTCTTTTCGCGCATTGGACATTCTTTCTATATTGATTCGATGATCAAGCAATGATGGAAGTTGTCTCCTTGTTTTCGACTGGCCTAGTTAAGCTATTTTTCTGGAAGTCTGCTACCAGTGCTGATGCAAACACACACACTAGGCACACAGCATTAAAAGGGCCCGGCAACATTGTTTTTGGGTCACTACGTTTGCTCTAGATCTATTCTCAGTAAGTCAAGAACACAGAACAAAAAGGGTTATGAAAATTGACTGACACAAACCCAAGTTATCGATCACAAAATTCAAAATACAAGCAAAATGAGTTACCCTCCACCTGGATTTTCGCATCCTTAAGGTGCACATTTCACTTTCACATGACATCATGTGGGGCCACCTGATAGCAGCATGGCTTTAGCGAAAGTATGCACACCATGGTTGTCAAGCCTGTTCAGCATGTTGATGGCATTCCAAGGCATTCCCAGGGGCTTCGTGATCAAGCGGCATGCGGtctaatctcggaggccatgaccTCACTTTTATAGTTAAAACAATTTCTGCATGGTGGCTGTTTGTGTGCCAGAGTGCTCAGCATGTGATGCGTCGTTCCCGTGGTTGCAATATTTCACCCATGGCTCTGCAATACTTCAAAGGGTTGTAAAACGTAATGcagtgtttgtttttttttttctgcagtactCACAATAACCTACAAAAGTAAATCAGACATCATATTTTTAACCAGTCATCATAGTGGCACTCTTGCTTGTAATTACCTGTCTTTGAAGTACACAAAATCACTGTATCTAGGCAATGCCATCAGTGCCATTCAAAACTCTTTCCCTGatgactcgccgtggttgctcagtggctatggtgataggctgctgagcacaaggtcgcggaattgaatcccggccacggcggccaaatttcgatgggggcgaaatgcgaaaacacctgtgtacttagatttaggtgcacgttaaagaaccccaggtggtcgaaatttccggagtcctccactacggcgtgcctcataatcagaaagtggttttggcacgtaaaaccgcataattgattttttttttctttccctgatGCATTGCTGGGCCCCTTTAAGTGCTCCAGTCTTTCGACAATAGATCATTGGCAGCAGTGTGCATGACATTGTAGTAACTGCCAACAAGCTCATCAAAATTCACCACTTATCTTTCGTGTCAATGACTTTAACTCCATTGCATGTTCTAGTTGTTCAACTGATTGGCCTCAGGGCATGTTCGTTTGATTTGGAAAATTAGGTGTAAAAAAAACTGACACATGATGAACAAGGATAACACAGGCAAAGATCTTAGCAGATTGCACCGCACCAAACAATTGTACCACCATGCAAAAATCTTTAGCAGATGATCGTAATGCCTGCAGCTAAATAAATGCACGTATTGTGGAAGTTTCTGTGTATGGTGTTGTTCACTCTGGTCATGCTTCTACACGTGGGTATTCTCAGCCTTGAATATGTAGCAATTGACAGTGCCATCTTTTTCACTTTGTCAGGTTGGTGACCACATAGAGCGCATCGATGACAGAAGCATGGTCAACTGCCGCCATTATGAGGTAGCAAAAGCGCTCAAGGAGATAAAGAAGGGCTCCACATTCACACTTCGCCTCGTTGAACCTCTCAAGGCTGGTTTTTGTGAGTTGCTGCAAGGTTGCGGCCTGCTAGTTTTTTATGACATTTATGTCTAACAAATGCATATCCTACTGCCATATTGTGCAGTCTTCTGCGTCTGTGTAAGGCAATGTCAGAATGCTCAGAAAAGCCTTCAAAAATTGAAAACTGCGGGAAAGCTTAAATACTTGACAGCTTAAGAGATCATAGCTATGCTTATCGCTCACTAAATTGCGGAATGTGGCGCATTCTTGCAGGCTGCATGCTTAGGCAGTAAAGTGTTCAAGCTTTCTTGCAGCTTTGCATTGTTAAATATTTGGGAGTGGGCACCAATGAGCATGCACATTGCTTAAGCTAAACCAAAGGCTGTGGACTTGGCAACCAGGGATAGTAATGCAGTCACCTTCTTCTGAGAACTCAGCTTTTGGTTGTCACTTTATATTTTATTAACCTGTTCTGCCCTGTAATGAAATGATTTGCCAAGATTTGATAGTGGGAGAGTGTTTTTAGAGAGGAAATCTTTGCATGCCTTTCTTTGCTTCATCATTTTGACAAGAGAATTATAGGGGACGACTAACTAGAAATTCAGCTCAAATGGGAGCAGGCAAGCTGCAAAATGAATTTGTCATCaataaagattttttttcttggcgtTTGGCTAGAATACACAAAATAGAGAAGTGCACATGGTTCTCTTATTCATTCATGACCATTGAAACAATGAATTACATAAttaaatttgtgcagttgcaaaGATGTGCCTAACTTTTGTGTTATTACATTCTAAGGATTGATAATTATGATGAAAAGAAATACATGAAGGGGAACTCAAGGAGTAAGATTCAGTTGAGAATCCTAATGTAAAAAATGCACTTGTGTGCACAGCTTGGCATTCACAATGAAGAGATAATTTAAACACTTCAATGCACGAGGGGTTCTTTTTGCATCCACTGAATAAGGAAGTCTGAAGTCAGGCCCTCATTAGTCATGGCTAAGGGTTTTTCTTTGCTCAAGTAACCACAGCTGAGGTTGACAGTGCTGTATTTGTTTCTTTGCTTTAATCAAGTAGTTGGGAAGCCATTGGGTGAGGCGAAGCTGGGGAATGAACCGAAATGTTTCCTTGGAAGACCTTCCTGCTGTGCTAGTTGGTGCTGGTTGTCAAAATGAATACTGGTGCAATAGGACACAAGGAGAAGCACTACAACATAGTTTCTAAATACAtaacctagagggaaatctggcactagTGCCTATGTGGGCTTCTTCAATACTTCAACTACTACAACAATGATAGGAAGTGTCTAAACTTTGTCCTCCTGGTTTCAGTCAGCCTTGTGGATTCTTATGTCAATGTTCACActtatctttcattgcaaaatgGTTGTATGGCAATTATTCGTATCACTTAAGTACAATTATTACCATTGAATATTTTTTTGGACATTACAAGCAAGAGCAGTTATCTAGAATAGTCTTCTAAAAAAATGTATGCATGGTGAGTGTTACATCACCTAGATTAAGTGATGTGCATCGTTGAAGATTTAATTTATGCATGGTACTTATATGTGGGAATTAAATTTTAACCATAGTTAAAACACCTGACTGATCTAATGAAATGTTATGAGCAGCACATCTGAACTACGAAGGACAATAAAAGAAGGTGTACTGTATTGAACATCTTGAACAAATTCATGTACCCCCATGATACCTGTGAAGGCTCAGCAATAGCAGCAACAGATTTACCTCTAATAAAGGTAGTATGAAACGCTATTCTCAACAGGCATAAAGCAGGACAAGACTTGTATTCAAGATGATGGGAAGCATGCTGAATTGAAATACTAAAGATTTCAGGCGTGATATGCTTTACATTTGTTGTCTTATGGAACAGCAGTTGTTCACTTGTGTGCATGCCAATTCAACATGTCAGATCTTATAATAATTGAGGCCTACTTTATTGTTTGTGATGTACACAGCCCACATAGGGCCTCGGAGTGGAGCAACGGCTGGTCAGGCGAAAAACAAAGGGGCCCTTGGGTCTGGCAAGGAGACCCTGCGGTTGCGTTCCAAGGGTCCTGCCACTGTGGAGAAAGCTGTGAGTTTCCCACTCTGACTCCGAAGATATTTTGGCTAATTGGGTAGCACtgtgtcatgactgttttagtgTGTGAATTCACACCTTGTTTGTGAGGAAGCTGCAGCATTGAAGGTTGCACACTGTTTATTTAGGACGGTAGTAATATGACTCGCTATTTCCGGTTGATTTCTTGGAGTATCCTTATGAGGATGcgttagctcaggcccaactcggACAAGCCCTATTCAAATACGTGCAATACGCAAGAATGCTTTTTTGAGATAACCCATGGacctattttaatgaaatttgttgcatttgagagagaaagttaaattctggtgactcttgcaagcagaatttcgatttagggcctgaattttgttttaaaattttaaagaatttgTAAGTTTGAAAAGAATAGACGcacaaagtttataaattaatagctcggCATGAAGAAcaaatatcgtggttctgtaaatggtaTCCATTAGATCACTCAAAGCAGACAACTTCTGTCTGTCAATTTATATCATACTTCATACGTTTGTGTACATCATACgattgtgtacaagggttttatttagttatttatttatttatttatttaggaatactgcaggccttagaaggcccCCCAGGCAGGAGCggaaaggtacatacaaaaaaagaaaacacaataggTTGACGaaggtataaaaaaaaagaaagctccgaaaaaaatgtaatagaaagtacatcttgaaacttattgtgcgcaacaaacagggacgaagaatagaggaaacacaaggacgagcgctttctaacaactggttttatttttgaagaaccacctgcttatatacctgtttgttgcgcacaataagtttcaagatgaatttgttccaactaggccgactcgcagtcttgctatAGAAAGTACAATTGCATAATGAGTAAAGCACCTAAATAATGCATAGAGAGTGGCAgatacaaattgaaacactgtttcacAAGCACAATTTCAAAGCACTGGAAATGTAATCGGAAAAAAAGAGGAGTGCATAATTCAACATTACTACAATGcataaatcaataaatattgcacGATACAAATTGAAACTAGATTTTGTAAGAACAAGCACTAATATTAGATAGTAATAGACGCTATTGAGTCAGTGCTAAGAAGTTTGTTATAAGGTAAGCAGTTCTATTCCATTACTGTGCGAGGGAAAAAGGAATACATAAAGGCGTTCGTTTTACCATTATAAGGCGTTAATGAGGCAGCGTGGTATGTCTTGTTCGGCGGGCAGTAAGgggtgtttttcttcttcttcttagttGCAAAGACTGAAAATTGTGTTCAGCCATTAACTGACTTGGGGAATCACTTGAGCAATATTTAGAGAagataaaccttactgctttacattgtatcatttctagcgcatctatgttagttttagtatagggatcccatacaatagctgcatacttgagtttaggacggacaagagaagtgtaggcgataagacgggtttcagaaggagcgtattttaatttatgcctgaggTAGCAAAGCTTCTTAAAAGCTTAGTCGCAAAGATGGGAGATGTGCGAGTTCCAACTACGGTTACTGGCTATTGTAACACTGAGGTACTTATATTCATTCACCTTCATAAGAGGTTTGGATGCTAGGCTGTAGGTAGAAGACAATTAATTTTTCGAGTGATCTTCATAAATACTGTTTTATCAATGTTAAGCTGCATATCCCAGCGCGCACACCAAGCTAGTATGTCTTGAAGGTTAGAGTTTAGAATAACTTGATCTTGTTGGCAAGTGATCTCATTAAAGAGGAGACggtcatcagcaaatagttttatttgtacgggttgagtaacagtgtctacaatgtcatttatatagatGTTAAATAGTAGTGGTCCAAGAGCAttaccctggggaacaccagaagtaACAGGAAGGGTGCTGGAAGAGCAATTATCAACTACTATGAATTACGTGCTGTTAGAAAGATAAGCGCGAATCCAATTTACTATATGTGAAGGAATATTGAGATGTTCaagtttttctattagctttgcgtgcgatacaagatcaaatgctttcctgaagTCCAAAAATATATCAGTTTGCCTTGATTTGTCAATAGTGCTAGCGAGCTTGTGAATTACAGTGGTTAATTGGGTTACAGTGGAGAGGCCCTTTTGAAAACCATGCtgcataggagatagaatggctcTATCATCGAGAAATTTATTGATTTCAAAAGCCATACTATGTTCTAAAAGTTTGCAACAAGATGAGGTTAGTGAAATGGGACAGTAGTTTGCCACTAGTGATGGATCGCCTGTTTTTAGTATCGGAAAAATACGAGCAGAAAGCCAGTCATTAGGAAGCACCGCTGATGAAAGGGATGCACGAAAGATAATTACGAGAAAGCGAGATAGCATTTCAGTGTACCCGTGAAGAAACACGTTTGGTAGGTTATCAGGCCCAGGAGGTTATTTTGTTTTAATATTCAGAAGCATAGAAAGGACGCcagacaaagaaataaaactaaaatCATCGTTGTGTGCTACGCCAGTCGCACAAGGGGAAACGGGCGAGTTCGAAAAGACGCTGCTAAAAAAAGCATTGAAGTGAACAGTGATATCTTGTTTAGCGACGACAGCATTGCCATCATGCATAATATGGTCAgctgatttattttttttactaagATAACCCCAAAACTTGGAAGGAGCAGTTCTGATGAAGTTAGGAAGGGTGAACtgtaaaagctgtatttccatattgctgAATCTTTTCTTAGGTTCAGGTGTAACAtacaaattttgtccgctttagatgaagtataagatgcaattcacagaattatgctatcatttttcattgctgagttagagttgtagaATGggtagtttcattttctgaaaattgttgattttggcattttttaataaaaaattgacgatgtaaataataaatttgaaaccaacagcaactagattttaagttcttttaaatgcaacaaacctcttcAATTTTGGTGcggtggttgctgagaaaaaccaACTCTCCTGTTACATGTACATGTATTCACATAGGAGCACCTGAGCCAAAGGGCATTATTACACTGCTGTTCATTCAACTGTCTTGTGCAAGTAGCACATGTATGACAACAAATGCCCACAAGCAAATTAGCAACCCTAGTGTTGCATGCTGCACGGATAAACTCCTCTAAAATGTGCAGAACAGAAATGctcagcacaaaaaaaaaagacaaagaaaaagagagaaaatgccTGTGAAATATAGCAGAGCCTTGAAAACGGTACTGAAGCCAATAATGACATGAATAAGACATGTAAAGCAGTACCTAAACTATTACATCTTATGATCCACCAAAATAAAACATCGCCCTGAACCTACAGCTTCCTTCCTGCCTTTTGTGTGACCAAAAGCTTTTAAATTTAATTACGTGGTCACTCAAGTGGCAGTCCAATGTTATTTGTCAGCAAATGTTGTTCTAGTTACAAATCAACCAAAGGGCAACATCCCTTTTTGCTTTGGTTTTTACACGTTCAGAGGCCCCTTATGACTCTATTCTGTGTCTAGCAAAGCCATGGGAGGTGAGACACACTTTGGAAAATGCTGATGCAAGACATTAGTTGAATACTGCAAATTGTGGCGAACATGAGCTGTACAGGCCAAAGTATTTATGCACAATTTCCTAACAACACATGTTGCATCTATGAACATATGAATAGCCATATGAttgaaataaatattttattcTGGATCAACACGTTTATGTACAGCCACTAGTGTCACCACTGTCACGCTAACCTGTCTAAAAGAATGCTGAAATTAATCCTTACTAGGCATGACTGCAACTTTCCATTTGCAAAGCATGCCTACCTCTTATTGTTGAACATGCCTGCACATAaatgtgtgtgtgagtgcatgAACCTGCTACGCAAGACTGTCCGACCTTTTTGTGTCAATGCAACCGTTTCATTGTGAGCTCTTTTGTACACATAAGTCGTCAGGTTGATACAGTAAACATTCTTTTTGTTTTAAGCCTTATTGTActtatttccttatttcatcTATGCCTTTCAATGCCTTCGggccttaaaggcccgaaggcattgcATAAGGCAGGGGAAAATACGGGATAATACAActgttttattaaaaaaaatacttaGTATGGGAAAATACAGCAATGATGACAGTAGCTATACCAGAGTAAGTAGGTAGGTAATTCACACATTATGTGCTATTTTTGTATAGAAGCATACACACAATAAAGAAATACAGTAATTATACACTAGTAAGTATATAATTGAAGCATACAACAATCATGCAAAAAAACTGAGGAAATGTGAATTTGTAAAGTAATggtttcattaaaaaaaagaagaaataacaaTTGTCTGCTAGCAATTTAGCTGTGTTCATGCAAGTTTTCATTGATTTCTTTGTCTTCACAATTTAAATGTGGAACAACTTATGTGCTTCATTGTAGACGTGATCACTTGAACCTCTGTAGAGAAATTATCTTGCTCCATTATATGGCTTGAGCTTTGTACgcaaattttgctgcatgcacctgCTAATGAGTTTTCTCAAGCCTGAGATAAAACAATATCTGAACCCAATATAAATAATTATCACCGAGACCGAATCCTTTATAAGCGCAAGGTTATGGCGGCAGTGCAAGCAATGCACTTGTCTGTAAGAAAGTGGAATAATACCAATGAAATCGTCCTTCATATCTGATCCCTGTTCTTACCTACCAACTCTCCCAAATTTTCCATAGTCTGTATGAATTTGGGCTAGTTCTACAACTCTAATGTTGcacaaatttttataaaaattgtttgtgaaaatgTTTTCATGGCATCGAGAGATGCGGTGGCATAAGatcgcaagaaaaaagaaacactaaaaaaaaaagactggtcACGTGTGCATTATCTTGTGGTGACACAAAACACCATATACGAGAGGGGTTACCTATTTCGAGCAACTGTACTGAGCCAAGTTCCTGAAGGAGATAAAATCGACAGCAACCAACTGACATATCTAAAAAACTTTGTTTTGCTTGTCAGTTTCTGCTGTTTTAAGTTGGTGCTGCTTGTGTGCTTCATTTAAAgataaataattgttaataatgTCTGTGTATATGTGTTCCATAAATGGTGATTGCTCAGGGCAAACTTCAAAAAATGCATGctactctccccccccccctccttccctggTGTTATGTCCACAAGATTGTTACTAATTTTAACGTTGGCAGGTATGCTTGGTAACTACTAataaaatattattaataaagattcTAGTACTTGCATTTTTTGTTGTGTTGCACATAATTGCAGCCTAGGCAAGTTTTAATTGGAGCCACTGGCAGCAAATTTGCATTAAAGGCTTCATTGTGTACTTTGTTTTTTTATGCACAGCCTGACAATGTGATCCAGGCAGCAGTGGACAAGATTAATGCCCTTCTTGAGTCTTACATGGGTATCAACGACTCTGAACTGGGTAATGAAATTTTTTTGTTTCCAGATGCTGTCAAAAGCACATTACACATTCTACAGTATCTACCTCAGTCATTAAATTTCAACAAACTGTAAAAACTCATAGTCATCTTGTTCTCAAATGTTTTGTCTTAGGCAAGCTTGTTCATGACTACTAGTGGTGAAGTACAGGGC
This genomic window from Dermacentor albipictus isolate Rhodes 1998 colony chromosome 9, USDA_Dalb.pri_finalv2, whole genome shotgun sequence contains:
- the kermit gene encoding PDZ domain-containing protein GIPC3 isoform X1 encodes the protein MPLFGKKKRDSDSLSPDGDADANGAAPGGSPTANGSGGVHPASSPAGSTTDGLSKSLPKPKLVFHCQQAQGSPTGIISGFSNIKELYLKIAECYDFPASDILFCTLNTHKVDMSRLLGGQIGLDDFIFVHRRGQPKEVEVLKGEDSLGLTITDNGAGLAFIKRIKEGSLMDRIGFVQVGDHIERIDDRSMVNCRHYEVAKALKEIKKGSTFTLRLVEPLKAGFSHIGPRSGATAGQAKNKGALGSGKETLRLRSKGPATVEKAPDNVIQAAVDKINALLESYMGINDSELATQIWELGCERPNPHEFVTAVADSDLDAFGFTEDFLFDIWGAIGDARAGRLPPKDHTARTDL
- the kermit gene encoding PDZ domain-containing protein GIPC1 isoform X2, with the translated sequence MHEILFCTLNTHKVDMSRLLGGQIGLDDFIFVHRRGQPKEVEVLKGEDSLGLTITDNGAGLAFIKRIKEGSLMDRIGFVQVGDHIERIDDRSMVNCRHYEVAKALKEIKKGSTFTLRLVEPLKAGFSHIGPRSGATAGQAKNKGALGSGKETLRLRSKGPATVEKAPDNVIQAAVDKINALLESYMGINDSELATQIWELGCERPNPHEFVTAVADSDLDAFGFTEDFLFDIWGAIGDARAGRLPPKDHTARTDL